The nucleotide sequence CGCCACGATTCGCGTCACCCCTCAGGAGTCCATCGGGGGTAGGACAAACGCCGTGGAGACCGCCAGCTCCCGGTCGAGCACCTCGGCGCGGGGGACGAAGACCATCGCCCGGCCCTCGCCGAGCACCACGTCCTCCTGGGTGGCGTCGGTGGTGCCGTGGAAGGCGTGCACCGTGACCGTGTGCGGGAAGCCCTCCTCGTACGGCCGCGGGCCGCTCCACAGAGGGCGCAGCTCGCCGGCGGTCAGGCCGGTCTCCTCCAGCAGTTCCCGGCGGGCGGCCTCCTCCGGCGTCTCGCCGGGCTCGATGCGGCCCCCGGGCAGACTCCACTGGTTCGGGGAGACGGGCGCGTGCTCGTCCCGGTGCTGCAGAAGGATCGCGCCGGAGGTGTTCACGAGCAGGACGATCGCCACTTCGTAGGAGGCCATTTGTGGATCATGCCATGCGGCATTCGCGTGGGGCATGATCCACTCCAGCTCCCCGTGGTGGCGGTGTCCGAACGTGTCGGACGCCGCCACCTCGGCGAGCTGGAGCTGGAGCCGATCAGCCCCGGCGGGGTCAGCGCAGGCCGGCGGCGGCCAGCAGGTTGCCCTCGGGCCGGGCGGGCAGGGTCCGGCCCGCGGTCATCCGCTGCTCGGCGCGGGCGGCCGTGAACGCCGGGTCGCCCGCGATGGCCGCAGCGTACGCGGCGGCGGTGCGGGACGCGATGGCCGACCAGCCGTACTGCTCGTGGACCATGGTGCGGGCGCGCCGGGCGAGCAGCCGCGCCCGGTCCCGGTCCGACAGCAGCGTGTGCACCGCCTCGGCGAGCCCCTCCGGGTCCTGCGGCGCGAAGGTCAGCCCGGTCACGCCCGGCTCGACGATCTCGGCCAGCCCGCCGGTGCGGGCCACCGCGAGCGGCGCGCCGGCGGCCGCGCCCTCCAGGGCCACCATGCCGAACGGCTCGTAGATGCTGGGCACCGCGAAGCAGTCCGAGGCGGCCATCACGGCGGGCAGGTCGGTGCCGCCGAGGAAGCCCGGCATGCTCACCGTGCCGCCCAGCCCGAGCCGGCGCACCTCGTCCTCCAGGGTCGCCCGGTACGGCCCGTCGCCGACGATCACGGCGCGCAGCCCCGGGTGCCGGTCGCGGAGCCGGGGCAGCCCGGCGAGGAGGTGCTGCACGCCCTTCTCGTAGACGAGTCGGCCGGCGAAGGTGACCAGCGGGCCGTCCCCGGCGAACCGGGCCCGGGCGGCGGCGACGGCCGGGCCGGGCACCCGCCAGCGGTGCGGCTCCACCCCGTTGGGGACCACGTCGACCCGGGCGGGGTCCACCCCGAACAGCGCGCCCACCTCGTCGCGCATGTAGCCGGAGCAGACGATCACCCGGCCCGACTCGGTGGCCAGCCAGTGCTCGACGCCGTGGATGGTGCGGTTCATCTCCTCGGGCAGCCAGCCCTGGTGCCGGCCGGCCTCGGTGGCGTGGATGGTGCTGACCAGCGGCACGTCCAGGTGCTCGCGCAGGGTCATGGCGGTGTGCGCGACCAGCCAGTCGTGGGCGTGGATGACGTCGTACGCGCCGGACTCGGCGGCGCGCAGGGCGGCCCGGGTGAGGGTGTGGTTGAAGGCCATGGTCCAGGCGAGCAGCGAACCGGTGGCGAGCGGGAAGGTGACCGGGTCCTCGGCGGCGCGGACGATGCGCACGCCGTCGGCGTACTCCTCCAGCGGCGCGCCGTCGGCGTGCCGGGTGACGACGGTGACCTCGTGGCCGGCGGCGGCCAGGGCGACGGAGAGGGCGTGCACGTGGCGGCCGAGGCCACCGACGAGCACCGGCGGGTACTCCCACGACAGCATGAGGATTCGCCGAGTCCGCGGCGGCACACCGGGCTGCGGCGGGATGGTGGGGCGGGAGGTGAGGGTGGGCCGGTGGGTCCGGTCCGTCGCGGTGGCGGGCTGGGCGCCGACCCGCAGGGTGGTCACATCGATCTCCGTCCATGCATGCTGCTACGCGCCGGCGTCAGTGGCGGCGTGGGGAGCGTGGTGGGTCGGCCGAACGGCCGAGGCGGACCCGCGCGGGCACGCGCGTCCGTTATCCAGGAAAGGCCATCCCGCCCGAACCCGCATCCGGAAAAGGGCGATCGTGACGGACAACACCTGAAGGTTCAGCCGGTCTCAGGTCGGCGGATTTCGGTTACCGTCCGAACGGGTGGATTGGCGGAGCGTGCCGCGGGGCATAAGCGGCGTGCGCACCGGCGGCCCGCCCGTCCGGTGCGCTCATGATCATGGCCGAAGGAGCGACATGCAGGTCTGGCCGGGCGAGAGCTACCCCCTCGGCGCCACCTACGACGGGATGGGAACCAACTTCGCGATCTTCTCCGAGGTGGCCGAGAAGATCGAGCTCTGCCTGTTCGACGAGTGGGACACCGGCGCCGAGCGCCGGGTCGAGCTGCGCGAGGTCGACGCCTACGTCTGGCACGCCTACCTGCCCGGCGTCGAGCCCGGCCAGCGCTACGGCTACCGGGTGCACGGCCCGTGGGACCCGGCCAACGGACTGCGGTGCAACCCGCACAAGCTGCTCCTGGACCCGTACGCGAAGGCGGTCGACGGCGAGGTCACCTGGGACCCGGCGGTGTACGACTACGAGGTGGGCGGCGACCCGGACCGGCGCAACGAGACCGACTCCGCGCCGTTCATGCCGAAGTCGGTGGTGGTGAACCCGTACTTCGACTGGGGCAACGACCGGCCCCCGCGCACGCCCTACCACCACTCGGTGATCTACGAGGCCCACGTGCGGGGCCTGACCATGCGCCACCCGGACATCCCCGAGGAGCTGCGCGGCACGTACGCGGCGATGGCCTCACCCGTGATGATCGACTACTTCAAGCGGCTCGGGGTGACCGCCGTCGAGCTGATGCCGGTGCACGAGTTCGTGCACGACCACCGGCTGGCCGACCTGGGGCTGCGCAACTACTGGGGCTACAACACCATCGGCTTCTTCGCCCCGCACCACGGCTACTCGGCGCTCGGCCGGCTCGGCCAGCAGGTGCAGGAGTTCCGCGGCATGGTCAAGGCGCTGCACGCGGCCGGCATCGAGGTGATCCTCGACGTGGTCTACAACCACACCGCCGAGGGCAACCACCTCGGGCCGTCGCTGAGCTTCAAGGGCATCGACACCCCGAGCTACTACCGGCTCTCCGAGGAGGATCGCCGGTACTTCGTCGACTACACGGGCACCGGCAACAGCCTCAACGTGCGCAGCCCGCACTCGCTCCAGCTGATCATGGATTCGCTGCGCTACTGGGTCACCGAGATGCACGTCGACGGCTTCCGCTTCGACCTCGCGGCCACCCTGGCCCGGGAGTTCTACGAGGTGGACCGCCTCTCCACCTTCTTCGAGGTGGTGCAGCAGGACCCGGTGGTGGGCCGGGTCAAGCTGATCGCGGAGCCGTGGGACGTCGGCCCGGGCGGCTACCAGGTGGGCAACTTCCCGCCGCAGTGGACCGAGTGGAACGGCAAGTACCGGGACACCGTGCGCGACTTCTGGCGCGGCGAGCCGAACACGCTGGCCGAGTTCGCCTCCCGGATCTCCGGCTCCGCCGACCTCTACCAGGACGACGGGCGCCGCCCGTTCCACAGCATCAACTTCGTCACCTGCCACGACGGGTTCACGCTCAACGACCTGGTCTCGTACAACGACAAGCACAACGAGGCCAACGGCGAGGAGAACCGGGACGGCGAGAGCCACAACCGCTCGTGGAACTGTGGCGTCGAGGGGGAGACCGGCGACCCCGCCGTGCTCGCCCTGCGCGCCCGGCAGCGGCGCAACTTCCTGGCCACCCTCATCCTCTCCCAGGGCGTGCCGATGCTCGGCCACGGCGACGAGCTGGGCCGCACCCAGCGCGGCAACAACAACGCCTACTGCCAGGACAGCGAGCTGGCCTGGGTCGACTGGACGCGGGCCGACGAGGAGCTCCTCGCCTTCGTCCGGCGGCTCACCGAGTTCCGCAACCGCCACCAGGTGTTCCGCCGCCGGCGGTTCTTCACCGGGCTGCCGGTCGGCGGCCGGGCCGCCGGCAGCGCCCTGCCCGACCTGGCCTGGTACACGCCCGACGGGCGGGAGATGACCGGCGAGGACTGGGGCAACGACTTCGGCCGCTCGGTGGCCCTGTTCGTCAACGGCGACGGCATCCCGGAACGCGGCCAGTACGGCCAGCGCCACCGCGACGACTCCTTCCTGCTGCTGTTCAACGCGCACGACGCTCCGCTGGACTTCACCCTGCCGCCGGCCGAGTTCGGGCAGCGGTGGGAGCTGGTCATCAGCACCGCGGACCCGGATCCGGAGAAGACCCTCACGGTCGAGGCGGCCGGCAGCGTGTGCGTCCCCGACCGCTCGCTGCTGGTCCTGGAGAGGACGGCCTGACCATGCCCGACACCCCTCACCCCCGCAGCACCTACCGCGTCCAGGTCCGCCCCGGCTTCGACCTCGACGCCACCGCCGGTCTCGCCGGCTACCTGGCCGACCTCGGCGTCACCCACCTCTACAGCGCGCCCCTGCTCACGGCCACCCCCGGCTCGCAGCACGGCTACGACGTGGTGGACCATCGCGCCGTCAACCCGGAACTCGGCGGCGAGGGCGGCCGGCAGCGCCTCGTCCGGGCGCTGCGCGCGGCCGGGCTCGGCCTGGTCGTGGACATCGTGCCCAACCACGCCGGGGTGGCCCGGCCGGCGGCCAACCCCGCCTGGTGGGACGTGCTGCGCCGGGGCCGGTCCTCAGCGTACGCGGACTGGTTCGACATCGACTGGGACCGCGGCCGGCTGCTCCTGCCGGTGCTCGCCGACACCCCCGACGCGCTCGACGACCTCAAGGTGGTCGACGGGGAGCTCCGCTACCACGAGCACCGCTTCCCGATCGCCGACGGCACCGGCGACGGGACGCCCCAGGAGGTGCACGACCGGCAGCACTACGAGCTGGTCGACTGGCGGCGCGGCGACACCGAGCTGACGTACCGCCGGTTCTTCGCCGTGTCCGACCTGGCCGGGCTGCGGGTGGAGGACCCGGAGGTCTTCCAGGCCACCCACGCCGAGATCCTGCGCTGGGCCGCCGCCGGCGACCTCGACGGCATCCGGGTCGACCACCCGGACGGGCTGCGCGACCCCGCCGGCTACCTGGCCCGGCTGCGCGCCGCCGCGCCCGGCGTGTGGCTGATCGTGGAGAAGATCCTCGAGTACGGCGAGGAGCTGCCGGACTGGCCGGTCGACGGCACCACCGGCTATGACGCCCTGGCCGCGGCGGGCGGGCTCTTCGTCGACCCGGACGCCGAGGCGGACTTCACTGCGCTGGACGGCCGGCTCACCGGCCGGCACACCTCGTGGCAGGACCTCACCCACGACACCAAGCTGGCGGCCGCCACGCGGCTGCTCGCCGCCGAGCTGACCCGGCTGGCCGCCCTCGTCCCCGAGCTGCCCGCCGAGCAGGCCCGGGCGGCCCTCGCCGAGCTGGCCGCGGCCTTCCCGGTCTACCGCGGCTACCCGCCGGAGGGCACCCGGCACCTGGCCGCCGCCCGCGCCGAGGCGGGCCGCCGCCGCCCCGACCTGACGACCGTGCTGGACGCGGTCACCGCCCGGCTCCGCGACCCCGGGCACGAGCTGGCCGCCCGCTTCCCGCAGCTCTCCGGCGCGGTCATGGCCAAGGGCGTGGAGGACACCGCCTACTACCGGTGGAGCCGGTTCGTGGCCCTCAACGAGGTGGGCGGCAGCCCCGCCCACTTCGGCGTGCCGCCGGCCGAGTTCCACCGCTTCGCCGCCGCCCGGCAGGTGCGGTGGCCGGCGAGCATGACCACGCTCTCCACCCACGACACCAAGCGCGGCGAGGACGTCCGGGCCCGGCTCGCCGTCCTGTCCGAGCTGCCCGGGCGCTGGGCCGAGCGGGTCGCCGACTGGATGTCTCGCGCCCCGCTGGCCGACCCGGCCCTCGCCCACCTGCTGTGGCAGACCGCCGTCGGCGCCTGGCCCGTCGAGCGCGAGCGCCTGCACGGGTACGCGGAGAAGGCCGCCCGCGAGGCGTCCGTGTCGACGAGCTGGGCCGACCCGGACCCGGCGTTCGAGCACGAGCTGCACGCCCTGGTCGACCGGATGTACGACGACCCGGAGCTGCACGCCCAGCTCACCGCGTTCGCCGCCGAGATCACCCCGGCCGGCTGGTCCAACTCGCTCGGTCAGAAGCTGGTCCAGCTCGCCATGCCCGGGGTGCCGGACACCTACCAGGGCACCGAGCTGTGGGAGAACTCCCTGGTCGACCCGGACAACCGCCGCCCGGTCGACTTCGCCGTACGCCGGGAGCTGCTGGCCCGGCTCGACGCCGGCTGGCAGCCGGCGGTGGCCGCCGACGGCGCGGCCAAGCTGCTCGTGGTCTCGCGGACCCTGCGGCTGCGCCGGGCCCACCCTGAGCTGTTCACCGGCTACCGGCCGGTGCCGGCGCACGGGCCGGCCGGGGCACACGCGGTGGCCTTCGACCGGGGCGGCGCGATCGCGGTGGCCACCCGCCTGCCGCTGCGGCTGGCCCACGACGGCGGATGGCGCGACACGACGCTGGCGATTTCCGGCAACAGTGTTACCGACGTGTTCACCGGTCGGGTCTACAGTGGGTCTGAGCTGCTGATGCACGATCTGCTGAGCACCTATCCCGTCGCCCTCCTCGCTCCCACCGACTCCGTGGAGGCTGCCGCATGACCGAGTTCACCGTGTGGGCGCCCGCAGCCGCCCGGGTGCGGCTGCGGCTGCCCGGCGTCGCCGACCACGAGATGCGCTCCGGTGCGGGCGGCTGGTGGCGGGTCGAGGTGCCCGGCGCCGGAACGGGCACCGACTACGCCTTCCTGCTGGACGACGACGACCAGGCCCTGCCCGACCCCCGCTCGGCGTGGCAGCCGCAGGGCGTGCACGGGCCGAGCCGCCGCTACGACCACGCGGCGTTCGACTGGACCGACCAGGGCTGGACCGGCCGGCAGCTGCCCGGCAGCGTCCTCTACGAGCTGCACATCGGCACCTTCACCCCCGAGGGCACCTTCGACGCGGCGATCGGC is from Micromonospora terminaliae and encodes:
- the glgX gene encoding glycogen debranching protein GlgX; the protein is MQVWPGESYPLGATYDGMGTNFAIFSEVAEKIELCLFDEWDTGAERRVELREVDAYVWHAYLPGVEPGQRYGYRVHGPWDPANGLRCNPHKLLLDPYAKAVDGEVTWDPAVYDYEVGGDPDRRNETDSAPFMPKSVVVNPYFDWGNDRPPRTPYHHSVIYEAHVRGLTMRHPDIPEELRGTYAAMASPVMIDYFKRLGVTAVELMPVHEFVHDHRLADLGLRNYWGYNTIGFFAPHHGYSALGRLGQQVQEFRGMVKALHAAGIEVILDVVYNHTAEGNHLGPSLSFKGIDTPSYYRLSEEDRRYFVDYTGTGNSLNVRSPHSLQLIMDSLRYWVTEMHVDGFRFDLAATLAREFYEVDRLSTFFEVVQQDPVVGRVKLIAEPWDVGPGGYQVGNFPPQWTEWNGKYRDTVRDFWRGEPNTLAEFASRISGSADLYQDDGRRPFHSINFVTCHDGFTLNDLVSYNDKHNEANGEENRDGESHNRSWNCGVEGETGDPAVLALRARQRRNFLATLILSQGVPMLGHGDELGRTQRGNNNAYCQDSELAWVDWTRADEELLAFVRRLTEFRNRHQVFRRRRFFTGLPVGGRAAGSALPDLAWYTPDGREMTGEDWGNDFGRSVALFVNGDGIPERGQYGQRHRDDSFLLLFNAHDAPLDFTLPPAEFGQRWELVISTADPDPEKTLTVEAAGSVCVPDRSLLVLERTA
- a CDS encoding NUDIX hydrolase; the encoded protein is MASYEVAIVLLVNTSGAILLQHRDEHAPVSPNQWSLPGGRIEPGETPEEAARRELLEETGLTAGELRPLWSGPRPYEEGFPHTVTVHAFHGTTDATQEDVVLGEGRAMVFVPRAEVLDRELAVSTAFVLPPMDS
- a CDS encoding glycosyltransferase family 4 protein; translation: MTTLRVGAQPATATDRTHRPTLTSRPTIPPQPGVPPRTRRILMLSWEYPPVLVGGLGRHVHALSVALAAAGHEVTVVTRHADGAPLEEYADGVRIVRAAEDPVTFPLATGSLLAWTMAFNHTLTRAALRAAESGAYDVIHAHDWLVAHTAMTLREHLDVPLVSTIHATEAGRHQGWLPEEMNRTIHGVEHWLATESGRVIVCSGYMRDEVGALFGVDPARVDVVPNGVEPHRWRVPGPAVAAARARFAGDGPLVTFAGRLVYEKGVQHLLAGLPRLRDRHPGLRAVIVGDGPYRATLEDEVRRLGLGGTVSMPGFLGGTDLPAVMAASDCFAVPSIYEPFGMVALEGAAAGAPLAVARTGGLAEIVEPGVTGLTFAPQDPEGLAEAVHTLLSDRDRARLLARRARTMVHEQYGWSAIASRTAAAYAAAIAGDPAFTAARAEQRMTAGRTLPARPEGNLLAAAGLR
- the treY gene encoding malto-oligosyltrehalose synthase; the encoded protein is MPDTPHPRSTYRVQVRPGFDLDATAGLAGYLADLGVTHLYSAPLLTATPGSQHGYDVVDHRAVNPELGGEGGRQRLVRALRAAGLGLVVDIVPNHAGVARPAANPAWWDVLRRGRSSAYADWFDIDWDRGRLLLPVLADTPDALDDLKVVDGELRYHEHRFPIADGTGDGTPQEVHDRQHYELVDWRRGDTELTYRRFFAVSDLAGLRVEDPEVFQATHAEILRWAAAGDLDGIRVDHPDGLRDPAGYLARLRAAAPGVWLIVEKILEYGEELPDWPVDGTTGYDALAAAGGLFVDPDAEADFTALDGRLTGRHTSWQDLTHDTKLAAATRLLAAELTRLAALVPELPAEQARAALAELAAAFPVYRGYPPEGTRHLAAARAEAGRRRPDLTTVLDAVTARLRDPGHELAARFPQLSGAVMAKGVEDTAYYRWSRFVALNEVGGSPAHFGVPPAEFHRFAAARQVRWPASMTTLSTHDTKRGEDVRARLAVLSELPGRWAERVADWMSRAPLADPALAHLLWQTAVGAWPVERERLHGYAEKAAREASVSTSWADPDPAFEHELHALVDRMYDDPELHAQLTAFAAEITPAGWSNSLGQKLVQLAMPGVPDTYQGTELWENSLVDPDNRRPVDFAVRRELLARLDAGWQPAVAADGAAKLLVVSRTLRLRRAHPELFTGYRPVPAHGPAGAHAVAFDRGGAIAVATRLPLRLAHDGGWRDTTLAISGNSVTDVFTGRVYSGSELLMHDLLSTYPVALLAPTDSVEAAA